The following coding sequences lie in one Kribbella sp. NBC_00709 genomic window:
- a CDS encoding DUF4097 family beta strand repeat-containing protein has translation MAENKQLGVVLLVVAAGLAFWQFGDKDSDDTHKVDDKITTVQLAAEHSDITIKVSDDDKTTVQEKRKYWFWKHGDAYSVKDGVLKLDGDCGWQCSADFEVTVPRGTKVTGENGSGDVELTGVAGVDAKSRSGKLELREIAGDVNLDVTSGDVSVSDLNGKLSVKANSGDIEAADLKGGPVNVETSSGDMELQLAEANDISARGSSGDIEITAPTGDYKVTTDTHSGDTENSLGNNTNGSHTITAKTTSGDIELHAN, from the coding sequence ATGGCGGAGAACAAGCAGCTCGGCGTGGTTCTGCTGGTGGTGGCGGCCGGGCTGGCGTTCTGGCAGTTCGGGGACAAGGACTCCGACGACACGCACAAGGTCGACGACAAGATCACCACGGTGCAACTCGCCGCCGAGCACTCCGACATCACCATCAAGGTCTCCGACGACGACAAGACCACCGTCCAGGAGAAGCGCAAGTACTGGTTCTGGAAGCACGGCGACGCGTACTCCGTGAAGGACGGCGTACTCAAGCTCGACGGCGACTGCGGCTGGCAGTGCAGCGCCGACTTCGAGGTGACCGTTCCGCGCGGCACCAAGGTGACCGGCGAGAACGGCAGCGGCGATGTCGAGCTGACCGGCGTCGCCGGCGTCGACGCGAAGTCCCGCTCCGGCAAACTCGAACTGCGCGAGATCGCCGGCGACGTGAACCTCGACGTCACCTCCGGCGATGTGTCCGTCAGCGACCTGAACGGCAAGCTCTCCGTGAAGGCCAACTCAGGGGACATCGAGGCCGCCGACCTGAAGGGCGGCCCAGTGAACGTCGAGACCTCGTCCGGCGACATGGAACTCCAGCTCGCCGAAGCCAACGACATCTCGGCAAGGGGCTCCAGCGGCGACATCGAGATCACCGCACCGACCGGCGACTACAAGGTCACCACGGACACCCACAGCGGCGACACCGAGAACAGCCTCGGCAACAACACCAACGGATCCCACACCATCACCGCCAAAACCACCTCAGGCGACATCGAACTCCACGCAAACTAG
- a CDS encoding DUF6458 family protein, which produces MSIGVGIFLMVVGAVLAFAVRDTWDAVNLQVVGYILLLAGLAGILLSFYITNRRRRVETDAIDPAIEEEYRVVEEHHRDIQE; this is translated from the coding sequence ATGAGCATCGGTGTCGGGATCTTTCTGATGGTGGTCGGGGCGGTGCTCGCGTTCGCCGTCCGCGACACCTGGGACGCCGTCAACCTGCAAGTCGTCGGCTACATCCTCCTACTGGCCGGCCTGGCCGGCATCCTCCTCTCCTTCTACATCACCAACCGCCGCCGCCGGGTAGAAACCGACGCCATCGACCCAGCCATCGAAGAGGAATACCGCGTAGTAGAAGAACACCACCGCGACATCCAGGAGTAG